In Streptomyces ambofaciens ATCC 23877, a single genomic region encodes these proteins:
- the gntA gene encoding guanitoxin biosynthesis heme-dependent pre-guanitoxin N-hydroxylase GntA: protein MAHHELREEFITWLGGDSFTCLGARSALRQDTLVVRFYDELGGAEATALLHRDLVAFAEEQLTGENEFASFVAIFLGPRMHGEEEFEKLLWEQLGHLHRLDAKTHEWSSGYSSDTESPEFAFSVAGHPFFVAGLGPEASRISRRFSHPALVFNSHEQFARLKAQGTYYGLQRRIREREVRLQGSVNPMLSDHGQSSEARQYAGRAVPADWRCPFSAEGS from the coding sequence ATGGCACATCATGAGTTGAGGGAGGAATTCATCACCTGGCTGGGCGGGGATTCCTTCACCTGCCTGGGAGCGCGTTCCGCTCTGCGACAGGACACCCTTGTCGTGCGGTTCTACGATGAGTTGGGCGGGGCCGAGGCCACTGCTCTCCTCCATCGGGACCTGGTCGCGTTCGCTGAGGAACAACTCACCGGGGAAAACGAATTCGCTTCGTTCGTGGCGATATTCCTGGGTCCCCGGATGCATGGCGAAGAGGAATTCGAAAAGCTGCTCTGGGAGCAGTTGGGGCACCTGCATCGACTGGATGCCAAAACCCATGAATGGAGCTCCGGGTACTCCAGTGACACAGAGTCGCCCGAATTCGCCTTCAGTGTGGCCGGGCATCCGTTCTTCGTGGCCGGTCTGGGCCCTGAAGCCTCTCGGATTTCCCGGCGCTTCTCACATCCGGCCCTCGTGTTCAATTCGCACGAGCAGTTCGCCCGGCTGAAGGCGCAGGGGACGTACTACGGCCTGCAGCGCAGGATCCGCGAACGTGAGGTACGGCTGCAGGGGAGCGTCAACCCCATGCTGTCCGACCACGGTCAGTCCTCCGAGGCCCGTCAGTACGCGGGGCGCGCCGTGCCGGCGGACTGGCGGTGCCCGTTCTCCGCGGAGGGCTCCTGA
- a CDS encoding response regulator, translating into MIRVLIADDETMMRAGARAILSADPEIEVVAEASTGREAVELVRRHRPDVALLDVQMPQLDGLDAASEILKSDAGTAVIIFTTFSNDDYIARALGEGASGFLLKSGDPRDLIAGVHAVADGAAYLSPEAAHRVIRGLPTARMARGSAARERVDRLSAREREVLTLLGEGLSNAQIARRLRLVEGTVKTHVSSILTRLAVGNRVQAAIIAYEAGLIESVD; encoded by the coding sequence GTGATTCGGGTTCTGATCGCCGACGACGAGACGATGATGCGCGCGGGGGCCCGGGCGATCCTGTCGGCCGATCCGGAGATCGAGGTGGTGGCCGAGGCGTCCACCGGCCGGGAGGCCGTGGAACTGGTGCGCCGGCACCGGCCGGACGTGGCACTCCTGGACGTGCAGATGCCGCAGCTCGACGGACTCGACGCCGCTTCCGAGATCCTGAAGTCCGACGCGGGCACGGCCGTGATCATTTTCACGACGTTCAGCAACGACGACTACATCGCGCGTGCCCTGGGCGAAGGCGCCAGTGGGTTCCTGCTGAAGTCGGGAGACCCGCGCGACCTCATCGCGGGGGTGCACGCCGTCGCCGACGGGGCCGCGTATCTCTCTCCCGAGGCGGCGCACCGGGTGATCCGCGGACTGCCCACGGCCCGGATGGCACGGGGCTCCGCCGCACGCGAGCGGGTCGACCGCCTCAGTGCCCGGGAGCGGGAGGTGCTGACACTGCTCGGGGAAGGGCTGTCGAACGCCCAGATCGCCCGTCGGCTGCGCCTCGTCGAAGGCACAGTCAAGACTCATGTCAGTTCCATCCTCACGAGGCTGGCCGTCGGCAACCGTGTTCAGGCGGCCATCATCGCCTATGAGGCGGGACTGATCGAAAGCGTCGACTGA
- a CDS encoding sensor histidine kinase, with the protein MLWAALAVPALLDSPGDADPRSLWWRLAGVLLLVPVVVLRATRLSLACGTTAVLSLVSPWFAPSLFVMGYLAGRRGDARGRPVDTAVAVTAVLTTLGVLGLRAGHLTTWLNSVPLLVGAVTAWLAGRHRHQRRELELAGWQRARHLEREYELAADRARTRERARIAQDMHDQLGHDLTLIAMQAAALEVAPDLDASVRATAKQLRGNAGQAVSRLSDIIGVLRVDTAQEPTTPREDLMTTVDRARTAGMLIDLRRIGLDVTAPAAVEEAVRRVVQESLTNAAKHAPGEEVRIRIDRLTDHTVVTVTNGISDGPSEPAVGNGTGLVGLSERVQVLGGTLTARLREDGVFEVTARVPHSGELYGAGAAGPRGPLGVPLTVTAQRDAEQRVRRSLVTMLAVPVVAVAVVCVMMVVYFSNAFDSSATLDASTYRGLARGERWQDLRTVLPAEQVPAEWHAGSPPAPERAVCRYYRAEGGGLFSMEAGVYRLCFVDGRLAAKDVLSDER; encoded by the coding sequence GTGCTCTGGGCGGCACTCGCCGTCCCCGCGCTGCTCGACTCGCCCGGCGACGCCGATCCCCGGTCCCTGTGGTGGCGGCTGGCCGGCGTCCTGCTGCTCGTACCCGTCGTCGTGCTCCGGGCCACGCGGCTGTCGCTGGCCTGCGGGACCACCGCGGTCCTGAGTCTCGTCAGCCCCTGGTTCGCGCCCAGCCTGTTCGTCATGGGCTACCTGGCCGGCCGGCGCGGCGACGCGCGAGGGCGTCCCGTCGACACGGCGGTGGCCGTCACGGCGGTGCTGACGACCCTGGGCGTCCTGGGGCTCAGGGCGGGCCACCTCACCACCTGGCTGAACAGCGTCCCGTTGCTGGTGGGCGCCGTGACCGCGTGGCTGGCCGGCCGGCACCGCCACCAGCGCCGCGAACTCGAACTCGCCGGCTGGCAGCGGGCCCGGCACCTCGAGCGGGAGTACGAGCTCGCCGCCGACCGGGCCAGGACCCGGGAACGCGCCCGCATCGCCCAGGACATGCACGACCAGCTCGGGCACGACCTCACCCTCATCGCCATGCAGGCCGCCGCCCTGGAGGTCGCCCCCGACCTGGACGCGTCCGTGCGGGCCACGGCGAAGCAGCTGCGCGGCAACGCGGGGCAGGCCGTGAGCAGGCTCAGCGACATCATCGGAGTGCTGCGCGTGGACACGGCGCAGGAACCGACGACACCGCGCGAGGACCTCATGACGACGGTGGACCGTGCGCGGACCGCGGGGATGCTGATCGACCTGCGGCGGATCGGCCTCGACGTCACGGCCCCGGCCGCGGTCGAGGAAGCGGTGCGGCGGGTGGTCCAGGAGTCGCTCACCAACGCCGCCAAGCACGCCCCCGGCGAGGAGGTGCGGATCCGGATCGACCGCCTGACGGACCACACGGTCGTCACCGTCACCAACGGCATCTCCGACGGCCCGTCCGAGCCGGCCGTCGGCAACGGCACGGGACTGGTCGGTCTCTCCGAGCGGGTCCAGGTGCTCGGCGGGACGCTCACCGCCCGGCTCCGCGAGGACGGCGTGTTCGAGGTCACGGCCCGCGTGCCGCACTCCGGGGAGCTGTACGGGGCCGGCGCCGCCGGTCCCCGGGGCCCGCTCGGTGTTCCGCTCACCGTCACGGCCCAGCGGGACGCCGAGCAGCGGGTCCGCCGCAGCCTCGTGACGATGCTGGCGGTGCCCGTGGTGGCCGTCGCCGTCGTGTGCGTGATGATGGTCGTCTACTTCTCGAACGCGTTCGACAGCAGCGCGACGCTGGACGCCTCCACCTACCGCGGGCTGGCGCGGGGCGAGCGATGGCAGGACCTGCGGACGGTGCTGCCCGCGGAGCAGGTGCCCGCGGAGTGGCACGCGGGCTCCCCGCCGGCGCCCGAGCGCGCCGTGTGCCGGTACTACCGGGCCGAGGGCGGTGGCCTCTTCTCGATGGAGGCGGGCGTGTACCGGCTGTGCTTCGTCGACGGACGGCTGGCGGCCAAGGACGTGCTGTCCGACGAGCGGTAG
- a CDS encoding APC family permease — MARFGTRKPADAEDGPALKRALTTPLLYFFILGDVLGAGVYVLVGQVAADTGGAVWVPLVVALLLALLTAASYAELATKYPRAGGASHYTTLAFGPFAGFVAGFCMLAAGIVSVAALARGFGGDYLSAFVTLPVGLVAVVFLALLALVNARGIKESTRANVVATVIEVGGLLVIVALGAWLLLRGDGDVARLGQLGTPDKGAAAAVLSGSVLAYYSFVGFETSVNVAEETRDPRRSYPRALFGALATAGAVYVLVGLAASVAVPTARLAESSGPLLEVVEAAGGVPTRLFSAIALVAVANGALLTGIMSSRLAYGMARDGLLPVTLTKVLPGRRTPWAAIAVTTVLSMLLALTGSVATLASTLVLLLLVVFLMVNTAVLVLRRDPGEADHFRAPTVLPVLGAASCVALATQIEAEVWLRGLLVVAVGTVLAAVAAVRRGGRGDATEREGRSDRARETHEAGGSDQAR, encoded by the coding sequence ATGGCGAGATTCGGAACACGAAAGCCGGCGGACGCTGAGGACGGTCCGGCGCTGAAGCGGGCGCTGACCACCCCGCTGCTGTACTTCTTCATCCTGGGCGACGTGCTCGGCGCGGGGGTGTACGTCCTGGTGGGGCAGGTGGCCGCCGACACCGGGGGAGCGGTGTGGGTGCCGCTGGTCGTCGCGCTGCTGCTGGCGCTGCTGACCGCGGCCTCCTACGCCGAGCTGGCCACGAAGTACCCCCGGGCGGGCGGCGCCTCCCACTACACCACCCTGGCCTTCGGGCCGTTCGCCGGGTTCGTCGCGGGTTTCTGCATGCTCGCCGCCGGCATCGTCTCCGTGGCCGCGCTGGCCCGCGGCTTCGGGGGCGACTACCTGTCGGCCTTCGTGACGCTGCCGGTGGGCCTCGTCGCCGTGGTGTTCCTCGCCCTGCTCGCGCTGGTCAACGCGCGGGGCATCAAGGAGTCCACCCGGGCCAACGTCGTCGCCACCGTCATCGAGGTCGGCGGCCTGCTCGTCATCGTCGCCCTCGGCGCGTGGCTGCTGCTGCGCGGCGACGGCGACGTGGCACGGCTCGGGCAGCTCGGGACGCCGGACAAGGGAGCCGCGGCGGCCGTACTGAGCGGCTCCGTACTGGCCTACTACTCCTTCGTCGGTTTCGAGACCTCCGTGAACGTCGCCGAGGAGACCCGCGACCCCCGCCGCTCCTACCCGCGCGCCCTCTTCGGCGCCCTCGCCACCGCCGGCGCCGTGTACGTACTGGTGGGGCTCGCGGCGTCCGTGGCCGTGCCGACGGCCCGGCTCGCCGAGTCGAGCGGGCCGCTGCTGGAGGTCGTCGAGGCGGCCGGCGGCGTGCCGACCCGCCTGTTCAGCGCCATCGCCCTGGTCGCCGTGGCGAACGGCGCGCTGCTCACCGGCATCATGTCCTCCCGCCTGGCGTACGGCATGGCCCGGGACGGGCTGCTGCCCGTCACGCTGACCAAGGTGCTGCCCGGGCGCCGTACGCCCTGGGCGGCGATCGCGGTCACGACCGTGCTGTCGATGCTGCTCGCGCTCACCGGCAGCGTCGCCACCCTGGCTTCCACCCTGGTCCTGCTGCTGCTCGTGGTCTTCCTCATGGTCAACACGGCCGTCCTCGTCCTGCGCCGCGACCCGGGTGAGGCCGACCACTTCCGGGCCCCGACCGTGCTCCCCGTGCTGGGAGCGGCCTCCTGCGTCGCGCTCGCCACCCAGATCGAGGCCGAGGTGTGGCTGCGCGGACTGCTGGTCGTGGCCGTGGGAACGGTCCTCGCCGCGGTCGCCGCCGTACGGCGGGGCGGACGGGGGGACGCGACCGAGCGCGAAGGCCGTTCGGACCGGGCCCGGGAGACGCACGAGGCGGGCGGCTCGGACCAGGCGCGGTAG
- a CDS encoding TetR/AcrR family transcriptional regulator, with amino-acid sequence MTKPVAREPQRRNARSNRARILATARRELGRNPDTTLEELARAAGVVRRTLFGHFPGRAALLEALAEEASEVLRSAMAAGAERIGPAEPAERALAYFVLLMWPVGDRYRMLLALARHDLGVERVSEILAPARAEVTAILERGQRDGAFPAHLPPAVLSAGLEAMTVALLEQVNTGALEDDGTRVALAQLIAAGVPEQRARAVVEDVTPAEPVPGE; translated from the coding sequence GTGACCAAGCCCGTCGCCCGCGAGCCGCAGCGACGCAACGCGCGGTCCAACCGGGCGCGCATCCTGGCCACGGCCCGCCGCGAACTCGGACGGAACCCGGACACCACCCTGGAGGAGCTGGCCCGCGCCGCCGGCGTCGTACGGCGCACCCTCTTCGGTCACTTCCCGGGGCGCGCGGCACTCCTGGAGGCCCTCGCCGAGGAGGCCTCGGAGGTGCTGCGGAGCGCGATGGCCGCCGGTGCGGAGCGCATCGGGCCCGCGGAACCGGCCGAGCGTGCCCTCGCGTACTTCGTGCTGCTGATGTGGCCGGTCGGCGACCGCTACCGGATGCTCCTGGCGCTGGCCCGGCACGACCTGGGCGTGGAGCGCGTGTCGGAGATCCTGGCACCGGCCCGCGCCGAGGTCACCGCCATCCTGGAGCGCGGCCAGCGGGACGGAGCCTTCCCCGCGCATCTGCCGCCCGCCGTGCTGAGCGCCGGCCTGGAGGCGATGACGGTCGCCCTGCTGGAGCAGGTCAACACCGGGGCGCTGGAGGACGACGGCACCCGGGTCGCCCTGGCCCAGCTCATCGCGGCCGGCGTACCGGAGCAGCGGGCCCGGGCCGTAGTCGAGGACGTCACCCCCGCGGAGCCCGTCCCGGGCGAGTGA
- a CDS encoding MFS transporter, which translates to MPLLATTPVEKMTGPYARRWWALVVLCLSLLIVVMANTSLIVAAPDMTADLGLSSSDLQWVIDGYTVPYAALMLVLGSVGDKYSRRGALITGLVVFAGGSVMGSLVEETGLVIAARAIMGVGAAVVMPATLSLLVAVFPKGERARAITAWTATSGLAIAVGPLVAGRLLEDHAWGSTFLVNVPVAVAAVVGALLLVPPSKATGMGRIDYVGGLLSIVSVGSLVYASIEGPHFGWGTGPVAAAVVAVVGLVAFVAWELRHPHPMLDVRRFLLRPFSGSMLAVLFFFFGTYGAIYYATQFLQFVLGFGALETGVRLLPLAGAVFVGAAVTGRLTPRLGVKAMVGSGMVLGTVGVLLLVLVEKDSTYADFLAPMMLLGLAIGLSVSPATDTIMGSFPESELGVGGGANDTALELGGSLGIAVLGSLLGTAYRDELADLAGGRLPAAALDTAQDSVGGGLAVAERLATDPSAGPRQAEALADAVNQSFAHGVATTSLVGGIIMAAGTLVVLAVLPGRRRTAHRLPEDDPARTRDAELSDSAR; encoded by the coding sequence ATGCCCCTCCTAGCCACCACCCCCGTCGAGAAGATGACCGGGCCGTACGCGCGGCGCTGGTGGGCCCTGGTCGTCCTGTGCCTGAGCCTGCTGATCGTCGTCATGGCCAACACGTCGCTGATCGTGGCCGCGCCGGACATGACGGCCGACCTGGGCCTGAGCAGCAGCGACCTGCAGTGGGTCATCGACGGCTACACCGTCCCGTACGCCGCGCTGATGCTGGTCCTCGGCTCGGTCGGCGACAAGTACAGCCGCCGCGGCGCCCTGATCACCGGCCTGGTGGTCTTCGCGGGCGGTTCCGTGATGGGCAGCCTGGTGGAGGAGACCGGGCTGGTCATCGCGGCCCGGGCGATCATGGGCGTCGGGGCCGCCGTCGTCATGCCGGCCACGCTGTCCCTCCTGGTGGCGGTCTTCCCCAAGGGGGAGCGGGCCCGGGCCATCACCGCCTGGACCGCCACCTCCGGCCTCGCCATCGCGGTCGGCCCGCTGGTCGCCGGCCGCCTCCTGGAGGACCACGCCTGGGGCTCGACCTTCCTGGTCAACGTCCCCGTCGCGGTCGCCGCCGTGGTGGGCGCGCTGCTCCTCGTCCCGCCGTCGAAGGCGACCGGCATGGGCCGTATCGACTACGTGGGCGGTCTGCTGTCCATCGTCTCCGTCGGCAGCCTGGTCTACGCGAGCATCGAGGGTCCGCACTTCGGCTGGGGCACCGGTCCGGTCGCCGCGGCCGTCGTCGCGGTGGTGGGCCTCGTGGCCTTCGTGGCCTGGGAGCTGCGTCACCCGCACCCCATGCTGGACGTGCGGAGGTTCCTCCTGCGGCCGTTCAGCGGCTCGATGCTGGCGGTGCTGTTCTTCTTCTTCGGCACCTACGGCGCCATCTACTACGCCACGCAGTTCCTGCAGTTCGTGCTGGGCTTCGGCGCGCTGGAGACCGGCGTGCGGCTGCTGCCGCTGGCCGGCGCCGTGTTCGTCGGCGCCGCCGTCACCGGCAGGCTGACGCCGAGGCTGGGGGTGAAGGCCATGGTCGGCTCCGGCATGGTGCTCGGCACCGTCGGTGTGCTCCTGCTGGTCCTCGTCGAGAAGGACTCGACCTACGCCGACTTCCTGGCCCCGATGATGCTGCTGGGCCTCGCGATCGGGCTGAGCGTCTCCCCGGCCACCGACACCATCATGGGTTCCTTCCCGGAGAGCGAGCTGGGCGTCGGCGGCGGCGCCAACGACACCGCGCTGGAGCTCGGCGGCTCCCTGGGGATCGCCGTGCTGGGCTCCCTGCTCGGCACCGCCTACCGGGACGAACTCGCCGACCTGGCCGGCGGCCGGCTCCCGGCCGCCGCACTGGACACCGCCCAGGACTCCGTCGGCGGCGGACTGGCCGTCGCCGAGCGGCTCGCGACCGACCCCTCCGCCGGACCGCGGCAGGCCGAGGCCCTGGCGGACGCCGTGAACCAGTCCTTCGCCCACGGCGTCGCCACGACCAGCCTCGTCGGCGGCATCATCATGGCCGCCGGCACCCTCGTCGTCCTCGCCGTCCTGCCCGGCCGCCGCCGCACCGCCCACCGCCTGCCGGAGGACGACCCGGCACGGACCCGGGACGCGGAGCTCAGCGACTCGGCACGGTGA
- a CDS encoding ATP-binding cassette domain-containing protein, with protein MNETIEGAGTAASPLVALRGASFAYEEGPDVLTGLDFEVREGRALALLGRNGSGKTTLMRLLSGGLRPNAGTLTVDGEPVVYDRKGLTRLRTTVQLVVQDPDDQLFAASVGQDVSFGPLNLGLSDAQVRSRVGEALAALDIAALADRPTHLLSYGQRKRTAIAGAVAMRPRVLILDEPTAGLDPDGQERLLATLDRLRAGGTTVVMATHDVDLALRWSDEAALLTPAGVHTGPTAPTLARTELLRQAGLRLPWGVAVARVLRARGLLTDSAAGPRTPEELAALTD; from the coding sequence GTGAACGAGACGATCGAGGGGGCCGGGACGGCCGCGTCGCCCCTGGTGGCCCTGCGGGGCGCGTCCTTCGCGTACGAGGAGGGCCCGGACGTGCTCACCGGCCTGGACTTCGAGGTGCGCGAGGGGCGCGCGCTCGCGCTGCTGGGCCGCAACGGCAGCGGCAAGACCACGCTGATGCGGCTGCTCAGCGGCGGACTCAGGCCGAACGCCGGGACGTTGACGGTGGACGGGGAGCCGGTGGTGTACGACCGCAAGGGGCTGACCCGGCTGCGGACCACGGTGCAGCTGGTGGTGCAGGACCCGGACGACCAGCTGTTCGCGGCCTCGGTGGGGCAGGACGTGTCCTTCGGTCCGCTGAACCTGGGCCTGTCCGACGCGCAGGTCCGGTCCCGGGTCGGGGAGGCGCTGGCCGCACTGGACATCGCGGCGCTGGCCGACCGGCCCACCCATCTGCTCTCGTACGGCCAGCGCAAGCGGACCGCGATCGCCGGTGCCGTGGCGATGCGGCCGCGGGTGCTGATCCTCGACGAGCCGACCGCGGGGCTCGACCCGGACGGGCAGGAGAGGCTGCTCGCCACCCTGGACCGGCTCCGCGCGGGCGGCACCACGGTGGTGATGGCCACCCATGACGTCGACCTCGCCCTGCGCTGGTCCGACGAGGCGGCCCTGCTCACCCCGGCCGGTGTGCACACGGGTCCGACGGCCCCGACGCTGGCCCGCACGGAGCTGCTGCGGCAGGCGGGGCTGCGGTTGCCGTGGGGGGTGGCGGTGGCGCGGGTGCTGCGGGCACGGGGCCTGCTGACGGACTCGGCGGCCGGCCCGCGCACACCGGAGGAGCTGGCCGCTCTGACCGACTGA
- the cbiQ gene encoding cobalt ECF transporter T component CbiQ has product MLPIDAAAHSSRWRRRHPVDKAVLGLGLTVLAVSLPPWPGAALVLVAALVVLLGPAGVPRRRLWRAYRVPLGFCVTGALPLLVRVGGPDGFLTWADGGPVRAGELMLRTSAASLGVLLFAFTTPMSDLLPRLVRAGVPAPVVDVALVTYRMSFLLLDSVRRIREAQAARLGHTGRAAAWRSLGGLGATAFVRAFDRAARLQSGLAGRGYDGTLRVLVPEARVSVPFTAASLALLAALAALTLVLERPLS; this is encoded by the coding sequence GTGCTGCCGATCGACGCGGCGGCGCACAGCAGCAGGTGGCGCCGCCGGCATCCCGTGGACAAGGCCGTGCTCGGGCTCGGCCTGACCGTGCTCGCCGTCTCGCTGCCGCCCTGGCCGGGCGCGGCACTGGTGCTGGTGGCGGCGCTCGTCGTGCTGCTCGGCCCGGCGGGCGTGCCCCGGCGCCGGCTGTGGCGGGCGTACCGGGTGCCGCTGGGTTTCTGCGTGACGGGGGCGCTGCCGCTGCTGGTGCGGGTCGGGGGGCCGGACGGGTTCCTGACATGGGCGGACGGCGGGCCGGTGCGCGCCGGTGAGCTGATGCTGCGGACCTCGGCGGCCTCCCTCGGGGTGCTGCTGTTCGCGTTCACCACCCCGATGTCCGACCTGCTGCCCCGCCTGGTGCGGGCCGGGGTGCCCGCGCCGGTGGTGGACGTCGCTCTGGTGACGTACCGCATGAGTTTCCTGCTGCTGGACTCCGTGCGCCGGATCCGCGAGGCGCAGGCGGCGCGGCTGGGCCACACCGGCCGGGCCGCCGCGTGGCGCTCCCTCGGCGGGCTCGGCGCCACGGCCTTCGTACGGGCCTTCGACCGGGCGGCGCGGCTCCAGTCCGGTCTCGCGGGGCGCGGTTACGACGGCACGCTGCGGGTCCTGGTGCCCGAGGCCCGTGTCTCGGTGCCCTTCACGGCGGCGAGCCTCGCGCTGCTGGCGGCGCTGGCCGCCCTCACCCTCGTACTGGAAAGGCCGCTGTCGTGA
- a CDS encoding energy-coupling factor ABC transporter substrate-binding protein, which translates to MSRNAKINALLLLAVAALAVLPLVLGLGDHKEEPFAGADAEAETAITEIEPDYEPWFSPLYEPPSGEIESALFAVQAALGAGVLAYYFGLRRGRRQGEERAVATAGRDAPEGD; encoded by the coding sequence ATGAGCCGCAACGCGAAGATCAACGCCCTGCTGCTGCTCGCCGTCGCCGCGCTCGCGGTGCTGCCGCTGGTGCTGGGGCTCGGCGATCACAAGGAGGAGCCGTTCGCCGGGGCGGACGCGGAGGCGGAGACGGCGATCACCGAGATCGAGCCGGACTACGAGCCGTGGTTCTCGCCGCTGTACGAGCCGCCGTCCGGGGAGATCGAGTCGGCGCTGTTCGCCGTGCAGGCCGCGCTCGGCGCGGGTGTGCTGGCCTACTACTTCGGGCTGCGCCGGGGCCGGCGGCAGGGCGAGGAACGGGCGGTGGCGACGGCTGGGCGGGACGCGCCCGAAGGGGACTGA
- a CDS encoding energy-coupling factor ABC transporter permease: protein MHIAEGFLPPAHAIAWGVASAPFVVHGVRSLTREVREHPESTLLLGASGAFTFVLSALKLPSVTGSCSHPTGTGLGAVLFRPPIMAVLGTITLLFQALLLAHGGLTTLGANVFSMAIAGPWAGYAVYRVLRRSGVPLMVTVFFGAFVADLTTYCVTSVQLALAFPDPGSGFLGALGKFGSIFAVTQIPLAVSEGLLTVVVMRLLVQSSKGELTRLGVLSRPAGADDGTGAGKVASGEQEEVVAR from the coding sequence ATGCACATAGCCGAGGGCTTTCTGCCTCCGGCGCACGCGATCGCCTGGGGTGTCGCGTCCGCGCCGTTCGTCGTCCACGGAGTACGGTCACTCACCCGTGAGGTCAGGGAACACCCGGAGAGCACCTTGCTCCTCGGGGCGTCCGGAGCCTTCACGTTCGTGCTGTCGGCCCTGAAGCTGCCGTCCGTCACCGGGAGTTGTTCGCACCCGACCGGCACGGGGCTCGGCGCCGTCCTGTTCCGGCCGCCGATCATGGCGGTGCTGGGCACCATCACCCTGCTCTTCCAGGCGCTGCTGCTCGCGCACGGCGGGCTGACCACGCTCGGTGCCAACGTCTTCTCGATGGCGATCGCCGGTCCCTGGGCCGGCTACGCCGTCTACCGGGTGCTGCGCCGCTCCGGCGTGCCGCTGATGGTCACGGTGTTCTTCGGCGCCTTCGTCGCCGACCTGACCACCTACTGCGTCACCAGCGTCCAGCTGGCGCTCGCCTTCCCGGACCCGGGCAGCGGCTTCCTGGGCGCCCTCGGCAAGTTCGGGTCCATCTTCGCCGTCACGCAGATCCCGCTGGCGGTGAGCGAGGGCCTGCTCACGGTCGTCGTCATGCGGCTGCTGGTGCAGTCCAGCAAGGGAGAACTGACCCGGCTCGGTGTGCTGTCGAGGCCGGCCGGAGCCGACGACGGGACCGGGGCCGGCAAGGTCGCGTCCGGCGAGCAGGAGGAGGTGGTGGCCCGATGA
- a CDS encoding potassium channel family protein, translating to MTEHHRSGPRRPGRPRAGPPRTDPPRTAWRTVRPWLVRAGVTVAVVVAYFLLPLDHLGPRRPVLSWVLFALALTVVAVLLLRQIRHVFTNRPDSRPGAVLSLLIVLTVHIFSATYYALAKHEGEFVGLSTRVDALYFTIVTLATVGYGDITPSGQAARIVTVLQITYSFVFLTAAATALAQRLRDMVVRRTERDRRG from the coding sequence GTGACGGAGCACCACCGGTCCGGCCCTCGGCGGCCCGGCCGTCCGCGGGCCGGCCCTCCCCGGACCGACCCCCCGCGGACCGCCTGGCGCACGGTGCGTCCCTGGCTGGTGCGGGCCGGCGTCACGGTGGCCGTGGTCGTGGCCTACTTCCTGCTCCCTCTCGACCACCTGGGCCCGCGGCGGCCCGTACTGAGCTGGGTGCTGTTCGCCCTCGCGCTCACCGTCGTGGCCGTGCTGCTGCTCCGGCAGATCCGCCACGTGTTCACCAACCGCCCGGACTCCCGGCCCGGTGCGGTCCTCTCCCTGCTGATCGTCCTGACCGTGCACATCTTCTCGGCCACCTACTACGCCCTCGCCAAGCACGAGGGCGAGTTCGTCGGCCTCAGCACCCGCGTCGACGCCCTGTACTTCACCATCGTCACGCTGGCGACCGTCGGGTACGGCGACATCACCCCGAGCGGCCAGGCGGCCCGCATCGTGACGGTCCTCCAGATCACGTACAGCTTCGTGTTCCTGACCGCAGCCGCGACCGCCCTCGCCCAGCGGCTGCGCGACATGGTGGTCCGGCGGACGGAGCGGGACCGGCGCGGCTGA